One window from the genome of Pseudomonas fluorescens encodes:
- the gyrA gene encoding DNA gyrase subunit A, translating into MGELAKEILPVNIEDELKQSYLDYAMSVIVGRALPDARDGLKPVHRRVLFAMSELGNDFNKPYKKSARVVGDVIGKYHPHGDTAVYDTIVRMAQPFSLRYLLVDGQGNFGSVDGDNAAAMRYTEVRMTKLAHELLADLHKETVDWVPNYDGTEMIPAVMPTRIPNLLVNGSSGIAVGMATNIPPHNLGEVIDGCLALIDNPELTVDELMQYIPGPDFPTAAIINGRAGIIEAYRTGRGRIYMRARSTVEDIDKVGGRQQIVITELPYQLNKARLIEKIAELVKEKKLEGITELRDESDKDGMRVVIELRRGEVPEVILNNLYAQTQLQSVFGINIVALIDGRPRILNLKDLLEAFVRHRREVVTRRTVFELRKARERGHILEGQAVALSNIDPVIALIKASPTPSEAKEALISTPWESTAVVAMVERAGADSCRPENLDPQYGLREGKYFLSPEQAQAILELRLHRLTGLEHEKLLAEYQEILNQIGELIRILNSATRLMEVIREELEVIRAEYGDVRRTEILDARLDLTLGDMIPEEERVVTISHGGYAKTQPLAAYQAQRRGGKGKSATGVKDEDYIAHLLVANSHTTLLLFSSKGKVYWLKTYEIPEASRAARGRPLVNLLPLDDGEYITTMLPVEEYTEGHYIFMATANGTVKKTPLESFSRQRSVGLIALELDEGDVLISAAITDGEREVMLFSDGGKVTRFKESDVRAMGRTARGVRGMRLPEGQKLISMLIPEEGSQILTASARGYGKRTAISEFPEYKRGGQGVIAMVSNDRNGRLVGAVQVLDGEEIMLISDQGTLVRTRVAEVSSLGRNTQGVTLIKLASDETLVGLERVQEPSEVEGEELDGEDGVAFDGTLGADVDDAVGDQPLDAAADEEEPQD; encoded by the coding sequence ATGGGCGAACTGGCCAAAGAAATCCTCCCGGTCAATATCGAAGACGAGCTGAAACAGTCCTACCTCGACTACGCAATGAGCGTAATCGTCGGGCGGGCGCTGCCGGATGCGCGCGATGGCTTGAAGCCCGTGCACCGGCGCGTGCTGTTCGCGATGAGCGAGCTGGGCAACGACTTCAACAAGCCGTACAAGAAATCCGCCCGTGTCGTCGGCGATGTGATCGGTAAGTATCACCCCCACGGCGACACTGCCGTGTACGACACCATCGTTCGTATGGCGCAACCCTTCTCCTTGCGCTACCTGCTGGTAGACGGCCAGGGCAACTTCGGTTCGGTGGACGGCGACAACGCCGCGGCCATGCGATACACCGAAGTGCGCATGACCAAGCTGGCCCACGAGCTGCTGGCCGACCTGCACAAGGAAACCGTGGACTGGGTGCCGAACTACGACGGCACCGAAATGATCCCGGCGGTCATGCCGACCCGTATCCCGAACCTGCTCGTCAACGGCTCCAGCGGTATCGCCGTGGGCATGGCGACCAACATCCCGCCGCACAACCTCGGTGAAGTCATCGACGGTTGCCTGGCGCTCATCGACAATCCCGAGTTGACCGTCGATGAGCTGATGCAATACATCCCCGGTCCGGACTTCCCGACCGCTGCGATCATCAACGGTCGCGCCGGCATCATCGAAGCCTACCGTACCGGCCGTGGCCGCATTTACATGCGCGCCCGCTCGACGGTCGAAGACATCGACAAGGTCGGCGGCCGCCAGCAGATCGTCATCACCGAACTGCCGTACCAACTGAACAAGGCTCGCCTGATCGAGAAGATCGCCGAGCTGGTGAAAGAGAAGAAGCTCGAAGGCATCACCGAGCTGCGTGACGAGTCCGACAAGGACGGCATGCGTGTCGTGATCGAGCTGCGCCGTGGCGAAGTGCCTGAGGTGATCCTCAACAACCTCTACGCCCAGACCCAGCTGCAAAGCGTGTTCGGCATCAACATCGTTGCGCTGATCGACGGCCGTCCGCGGATCCTGAACCTCAAGGACCTGCTGGAAGCCTTCGTGCGCCACCGTCGCGAAGTGGTCACCCGCCGCACGGTGTTCGAGCTGCGCAAGGCTCGCGAGCGTGGTCACATTCTCGAAGGCCAGGCCGTTGCCCTGTCGAACATCGACCCGGTGATCGCTCTGATCAAGGCCTCGCCAACCCCGTCGGAAGCCAAGGAAGCGCTGATCAGCACCCCTTGGGAGTCCACCGCGGTGGTGGCGATGGTCGAGCGCGCTGGCGCCGATTCGTGCCGCCCCGAGAACCTCGACCCGCAATACGGCCTGCGCGAAGGCAAGTACTTCCTGTCCCCGGAGCAGGCGCAAGCCATCCTGGAACTGCGCCTGCACCGCCTGACCGGCCTCGAGCACGAGAAGCTGCTGGCCGAGTACCAGGAAATCCTCAACCAGATCGGCGAGCTGATCCGCATCCTCAACAGCGCTACGCGCCTGATGGAAGTGATCCGCGAAGAACTGGAAGTGATCCGCGCCGAATACGGCGACGTGCGCCGCACCGAGATCCTCGATGCGCGCCTGGACCTGACCCTGGGTGACATGATCCCGGAAGAAGAGCGCGTGGTGACCATTTCCCACGGCGGCTACGCCAAGACCCAGCCGCTGGCCGCCTACCAGGCCCAGCGTCGCGGCGGCAAAGGCAAGTCCGCGACGGGCGTCAAGGACGAGGACTACATCGCTCACCTGCTGGTCGCCAACAGCCACACAACGCTGCTGCTGTTCTCCAGCAAGGGCAAGGTGTACTGGCTCAAGACCTACGAAATCCCGGAAGCGTCCCGTGCCGCTCGTGGCCGTCCGCTGGTCAACCTGTTGCCGCTGGACGATGGTGAATACATCACCACCATGTTGCCGGTGGAAGAGTACACCGAGGGTCACTACATCTTCATGGCCACCGCCAACGGAACCGTGAAGAAGACCCCGCTGGAATCCTTCAGCCGTCAGCGCAGCGTCGGTCTGATCGCCCTGGAGCTGGACGAAGGTGACGTGCTGATCTCCGCTGCCATCACCGACGGCGAGCGTGAGGTCATGCTGTTCTCCGACGGCGGCAAGGTCACTCGCTTCAAGGAGTCCGACGTTCGCGCCATGGGCCGTACCGCTCGCGGTGTGCGCGGCATGCGCCTGCCGGAAGGCCAGAAGCTGATTTCCATGCTGATCCCCGAAGAAGGCAGCCAGATCCTCACCGCTTCGGCCCGTGGTTATGGCAAGCGCACGGCCATCAGCGAGTTCCCTGAGTACAAGCGTGGTGGCCAGGGCGTGATCGCCATGGTCAGCAACGACCGTAACGGTCGTCTGGTGGGTGCTGTCCAGGTGCTCGATGGCGAGGAGATCATGTTGATCTCCGACCAGGGCACCCTGGTGCGCACGCGGGTCGCTGAAGTGTCGAGCCTGGGCCGTAACACCCAGGGTGTGACGCTGATCAAGCTGGCCAGCGACGAAACGCTGGTCGGGCTTGAGCGGGTCCAGGAACCGTCGGAGGTTGAAGGCGAGGAGTTGGACGGCGAGGACGGCGTGGCGTTCGACGGCACTCTCGGTGCCGATGTCGACGACGCTGTCGGCGACCAACCGCTCGACGCTGCCGCAGACGAAGAAGAACCGCAGGACTAA